The nucleotide sequence GGTTTAAAGCAGTGTATCTCAGAAGAGTTTGGTGACGAAGAAAAACCATTCTCTAATCTATTACACGAATGAAAACGTTTCATTTTAGTCATGTTTCTGTCACGACAGTTGATTTTAACGTTTCTGGTATTTTCAGATGAAGAACTGTCGTTGATTTGGTTGATTTTACTGCTAGATTTCGATCGGCTCTTCAGTATTTGTTGTCTGGTAAAGGGAGTTCCATTTTTAACCACAGTCGTGTCATCGCAGCTTCTTTCCTGGTCAGATATAAAAGTGGAAGAGGTTCTGTAAACATTGTTGGAGAAGGGTACGTTTGATCTATTTATTGATGAAAAATGACCGTCGACTAATACACCACACGATTTGCTTCTCTTATTCTGAGCCTTAAGTGCACTGATATGTTCTAATTTTTCACAAGACAAACTTCTGTTGTACTCTTCCTCATACTTTCTTCCATGATGAGGACCACTGGAAACTACTGCTCCTCCTTTCTCGCTGAAACCTTGATGgccatattttatatttctattattggAACCAGGACGCCCTCTTTCCTTGTTTTCGTAATACTTTTTAAAAGCTGTTATATTTGTTTCATCATTCCTTCTCTGTGGCGTGATGATCTTGTGGTCCGccattttatctttgtttctacTGTAATGATTGACCAATGACAGCTCAGGAATGACAACGTTTAGTTTATTGGAAAATGTTTCCGTGGCATGTAAAGTCGGGTTGCTGCTTCCATCTTCCACAGGAAAACTTAACGAACCGGTTCTTTCACACGTATTTTTAATGCTATCCAACGAAGAACAGATTATCATGGCGTCTTCAATGTTGGCACACACAAAAGCGTGGCACTCCACAAACTGCGGTAACCCCACACGACGAAAAAGGCAAGCAAAGAGCGGAGGATGGGTTAAACCAATCAGGAACCGGCGTTTCTCTGCAAGGTGGACGTAACAGTCTTTTTCAAACACGGTATCAGAACAAGCCAAGGGAACAAAGGCAGCTCCAGACCTTTTTTTCTTCAGTATTCTGGTGTGAAAACGAACTGCAGTCCAAAGGATAAGTCCAGCTACTGGAGTTATTACTTTTATGACCACGGCTTCCTGGCACCTCGTTTTCATGTTCTTCTCGTTTTCGGCTACCACCAGGCCATAATCGGAGAGATGGAGATGCTGTGTCAAAGCTAAAAAGTGGACACCACGGTGGTCCTCACCTCTCTTTCTAGCCTTAGTGTACAGGTCGAGTAAAGGCTGCTGTAAGCTCTTCATGTTAACTTTCTTTGTTTTGCTCGGAAAATGGATACTTCCAAGGTATCGCACACGGAACCCATCGTTCATGTGCTCTTGACCAGCAGAACTACAGTGAACAGTCATGGTCAAATTTGTGGTTCTTCTTCACGCACATCCAACATTTTTAGTGCCTAAAATTAAACGAAAATTAAgtcataaaaataagaaattgctGAAAGCTAAATAATAACACAGAGTTTGTATGAATGAACATCAAAAAAGCAATATTATAAACACGCAGCATCGTTAAACAAGTTACATATAACTCACTTTCACACTAATGAAAAACTACATCCTAGACTGCAGAAAGAAATCCACGTTCTCATCAGTACGTCTCAACAACAGCTAGGGAAGGCAGCGAGAAACAGGTCGATAAGTTAGTACACCAGGGCTATTTGTATTTCCTGTCAGGTTTAGCCCTGCAGGTAGGCCTACCATTTCATACTTTGTATAGATATTAATAACAACTAAATTGTTGCGCAAGTAGGAACTACTTTTTTACTGCTCCAAGCGGAAGATTACTGATCATATCTGAACGACGTAATTTTATAATCACTTTGACATAgcaaacagtttcatttttaagAGGCGATGCTTCATTATTTCTTAACGTTCTTTACAAGAGCGTCTCGCGTTTCAATATAATCATTGTCAAACTTACAGTTCACGGTATACAGGTAATAGCGTATTTCACGTAGGGTGTAGAAAGTTTGCCCCACCCTACACACAATAATTTTGTCGAATTACGTGACTCAGTTATCCGAGCTTAGAACTCGGACCTCCTTGGACGCGCTTCTACATGGATTTAAGATTCCTGGCGAGTACGTGATCTCGAAGGTCGACCAATGAATAACAGGTGTGTACGTATATGTTTACTGATGTATATGCGTATGTTGTcaagtttaaagaaagaattgAAGGCCAGTCatacaacatgaaaataaaataaaaatgtaaggttATGCTAGGTAAGTTTATGAACCAAACGACACACAATTTCCATCATCAGTGAGAACAAGTAAAAACAAGAGAATGTTTAATTCGTATAGATATCAAATTTAAATTCGAGGAACTTATCTTCCTTAGGACAGTCGCTagattttctgaaaataaatacaattcaaaCAAAACTCTACTAACAGTTCAGCGTCATCCTTAATAAATTGACGTCTTTAACCCTAGAATCGTCAATGGCATTCACCTCCCACCCCTCCAATTGGCTTTTTAAACCcatttttctaaactgtttatgAACAAGTTACTTGTGTGCTAGTTACAGAGTTGCTAATAACGCAggatacataaaaacaaaacaaaaaacgtaaatATGAAATACTGTCAATACAGAAATGAGCATAACTACTACATGTCGGAGTTCAACTCCGCTATAAAAAGAAGTGATTGCAAGGGGACATTATAAAAACTAGTAGGTAAGTTGAAGGAATCGcagtgttgtatttattttagctTAAACCCAGAaccttaaaattttaatattggttgtttatttatttcttttagctTAATATTATGGAAAGTTTGCACAATTTGATATTGGGTGCGTGGCTAACAGATAAACTTTTTTCCCCTACAGGATAAAGATGTATGAAGGAGTGACCAAAAATGTTTGTTCTTCTGAATATTCTCGTCAACCTACACGAGAACTGTCTGTACATAACTAGCCGCCCCTAGTTTTGGAACAGTAAGTACTTGTGGCTGAcctaatagtggaatttgaccatcATGCACTCTAAAAGTACATCAACAGCCCCGACGTGCCGGACTGTTTCACTAAAGGACTGATCAAGTCTAAAATCACGAGACACGTTGTTAATACTCAACTGACAAACATGCCTTTCTTCCCTTTCTTCAACAAGATGCAGTTAGCTCCATGTATATCAGATTCGTAGACTTCCATTTCATAAAGCAAaatggttaggtggttagggcgctcgactcgcaatttgtgggttcgaatccccatcccatcagacatgctcgtcctttcatccgtgggagcgttgtaatgtaaaaatcaatataccactattcgtttgtaaaatactagcgcaagagttggtggtgatgactagcttccttccatctaatattacactgctaaattagggacggctggcacagatagccctcgtgacaaaagtaaagaaaaacaaattcgtTCTTGAGGTTCAGAAATTCT is from Tachypleus tridentatus isolate NWPU-2018 chromosome 2, ASM421037v1, whole genome shotgun sequence and encodes:
- the LOC143244243 gene encoding uncharacterized protein LOC143244243 isoform X1, producing MTVHCSSAGQEHMNDGFRVRYLGSIHFPSKTKKVNMKSLQQPLLDLYTKARKRGEDHRGVHFLALTQHLHLSDYGLVVAENEKNMKTRCQEAVVIKVITPVAGLILWTAVRFHTRILKKKRSGAAFVPLACSDTVFEKDCYVHLAEKRRFLIGLTHPPLFACLFRRVGLPQFVECHAFVCANIEDAMIICSSLDSIKNTCERTGSLSFPVEDGSSNPTLHATETFSNKLNVVIPELSLVNHYSRNKDKMADHKIITPQRRNDETNITAFKKYYENKERGRPGSNNRNIKYGHQGFSEKGGAVVSSGPHHGRKYEEEYNRSLSCEKLEHISALKAQNKRSKSCGVLVDGHFSSINRSNVPFSNNVYRTSSTFISDQERSCDDTTVVKNGTPFTRQQILKSRSKSSSKINQINDSSSSENTRNVKINCRDRNMTKMKRFHSCNRLENGFSSSPNSSEIHCFKPATQVNSGPFKINSTTSGYGNNGISIYYNKHGIPERAIKKVGAKRDGEDISVKQKLRKRLTWTKIFYPKKNESIFGKRYSSTLFTEEILKITHQRNTAIKYLIFLLPKIVQWKIFQ